A genomic stretch from Arachis stenosperma cultivar V10309 chromosome 3, arast.V10309.gnm1.PFL2, whole genome shotgun sequence includes:
- the LOC130966773 gene encoding uncharacterized protein LOC130966773 gives MDKNLHLYLNEFCFLFRNPRSSPPKTRALFSSFSASRHHHLPSPFSFVFTFAHPHSPSPFSFVFSPSLTTHHAAPHLLHLRSPLTIAAPHLRRSPLTETLKFFSLSKKNPSRCSLFQAVSPPSNLVQPPSLLLLLQRRCNLSLSLRCVASVPLPLFVPVPSLCSTAPSPSSWFEFCPASEPCNCCSCSCLPSINQNGEGGGGAILDQSAINGGGGAVSVALVFNQNVAKIDSNEYIWWKANARETKEELIDREPKFLN, from the exons ATGGATAAAA ATCTTCACCTATACTTAAatgaattttgttttctttttagaAACCCTCGTTCTTCTCCTCCAAAAACACGCGCCTTGTTCAGCTCCTTCTCTGCTTCACGCCACCACCACTTGCCGTCGCCCTTCTCCTTCGTCTTCACATTTGCTCACCCCCATTCACCGTCGCCCTTCTCCTTCGTCTTCTCACCTTCGCTCACCACTCACCATGCCGCTCCTCATCTTCTTCACCTTCGCTCACCACTCACCATCGCCGCTCCTCATCTTCGTCGCTCACCACTCACCGAGACATTGAAGTTCTTCTCTCTCTCAAAGAAAAACCCTAGCCGCTGCTCTCTTTTTCAAGCTGTGTCGCCGCCGTCGAATCTAGTCCAGCCGCCGTCCCTGCTGCTACTGCTCCAGCGTCGTTGCAACTTGTCTTTATCATTGCGTTGCGTCGCCTCTGTTCCACTGCCGTTGTTTGTCCCAGTTCCGAGCCTGTGCTCCACTGCTCCCTCTCCCTCATCTTGGTTTGAGTTCTGTCCTGCATCTGA GCCATGCAATTGCTGCAGCTGCAGTTGTCTTCCCTCCATCAATCAAAatggagaaggaggaggaggagctATTTTAGATCAAAGTGCTATAAATGGAGGAGGAGGAGCTGTTTCAGTTGCTCTTGTCTTCAATCAAAATGTTGCCAAG atAGATAGCAATGAGTATATTTGGTGGAAGGCTAATGCTAGAGAGACAAAGGAAGAACTAATTGATAGAGAGCCTAAGTTCCTGAATTAG
- the LOC130969802 gene encoding ADP-ribosylation factor GTPase-activating protein AGD3-like isoform X1, whose amino-acid sequence MHFAKLDDSPMFRQQLQCLEESAESLRIRCCKFHKGCRKYTEGLGEVYEGDVAFATALEDFGSGHNDPHFAALGEPVMSKFTTALREISTYKELLRSQVEQMLTDRLQHIMNVDIHEVKEARKRFDKASAVYDQAREKFMSLKKSTKPDIATTMEEELQNARTSFEEARFNLVVALNNIEAKKRFEFLEAITGIMDAHLRYFQQGYQLLHQMQPFFSEILDYVQQSRESYDEEQISLYKRMEEYKKRVYQESRMSLNGPYGSPNGDSVHPFSRISNEVADVVKESAANGKVEIIRQGFLSKRSSNLRGDWKRRYFVLDSRGMLYYYRKPWNGGTENGSGLLSRWLSSHYHGGVHDERYAARHTVNLLTSTIKADSDQSDLRFCFRIISPSKNYTLQAENAVDQMDWMEKITGVIASLLSVQSLGTPPCAKRKTGDSDTAKKTDVPESSLDDGHTVTDKSESRKCTTPGSQYRTYKSLQLQRHNMKSEKPIEVLRRVSGNDKCADCGKPEPDWASLNLGILICIECSGIHRNLGVHISKVRSLTLDVKVWDPYVLTMFKTLGNYFANSVWEELASKSTLQTDDNASVGSSNARGDKVKKPKPDDSISLKEKFIHAKYSEKMFICRTKESHYVHSVAKKVWESICANDMKAAYRHIVKSGVDVNAINGHTLSEGSCNMTSSDKSNISSPSQRENQLMNENIQLGSGVLHLACITADAGMVELLLQYGADINACDSKGQTPLHYSITAGNTEAAKVLLMRGANSNAADKEGNTPIKLASQSNSIDAETLALLARR is encoded by the exons ATGCATTTCGCAAAGCTCGATGATTCCCCCATGTTCCGCCAGCAG CTGCAGTGCTTGGAGGAAAGTGCAGAATCATTACGCATCAGATGCTGCAAATTTCACAAAGGATGTCGAAAATATAC GGAAGGATTAGGAGAGGTATATGAAGGGGACGTGGCATTTGCTACTGCCCTTGAAGATTTTGGAAGTGGCCATAATGATCCTCATTTTGCTGCTTTAGGAG AACCTGTGATGAGCAAATTTACTACTGCTTTGAGAGAAATCAGTACATACAAAGAACTTCTTCGGTCACAG GTAGAGCAGATGCTCACTGACCGGTTACAACACATTATGAATGTTGATATCCATGAAGTCAAG GAAGCTCGGAAGCGTTTTGACAAAGCTTCTGCTGTATATGATCAG GCACGAGAAAAGTTTATGTCACTGAAAAAAAGCACAAAGCCTGATATTGCCACTACCATGGAAGAG GAATTGCAGAATGCAAGAACCTCATTTGAAGAAGCACGTTTCAATCTG GTTGTTGCTCTCAATAATATTGAGGCCAAAAAGAGATTTGAGTTCTTAGAGGCTATCACTGGAATCATGGATGCTCATCTTCGATACTTTCAACAG GGATATCAACTATTACATCAGATGCAACCTTTCTTTAGCGAG ATTTTGGATTATGTACAGCAATCAAGAGAAAGTTATGATGAAGAGCAGATTTCTCTttataaaagaatggaagagtACAAAAAACGAGTTTATCAAGAGAGTAGAATGTCCTTAAATGGCCCTTATGGTTCTCCTAATGGAGACTCTGTCCATCCTTTTTCTAGGATATCAAATGAAGTGGCTGATGTAGTGAAGGAATCTGCTGCAAATGGAAAG GTTGAAATCATTAGACAAGGTTTTCTCTCAAAGCGATCCTCTAATTTAAGGGGTGACTGGAAAAGAAGGTATTTTGTTCTTGATAGTCGGGGAATGCTATACTACTATCGCAAACCATGGAATGGTGGCACTGAAAATGGTTCTGGGCTTCTAAGTCGATGGCTTTCTTCTCATTACCATGGAGGTGTCCATGATGAAAGATATGCAGCACGTCACACAGTAAACCTGCTGACATCCACAATTAAAGCTGATTCTGATCAGTCAGATTTAAGATTCTGCTTCAGGATTATCTCACCATCAAAGAACTATACATTGCAG GCAGAAAATGCAGTGGACCAGATGGATTGGATGGAAAAGATAACCGGAGTCATTGCATCCTTGTTGAGCGTCCAGTCACTGGGAACG CCTCCCTGTGCTAAGCGAAAAACTGGAGACAGTGATACTGCTAAGAAGACTGATGTGCCAGAAAGTTCTCTAGATGATGGTCACACCGTGACTGACAAGTCTGAATCAAGGAAATGCACTACTCCCGGTAGCCAATATCGTACATATAAGAGTTTGCAGTTGCAAAGACACAATATGAAAAGTGAAAAGCCAATTGAAGTTCTAAGAAGGGTGAGTGGAAATGACAAGTGTGCAGATTGTGGTAAACCTGAACCAGATTGGGCATCCTTAAACCTTGGCATCCTTATATGCATTGAATGTTCCGGTATTCATCGTAATCTTGGAGTACATATATCAAAA GTAAGATCATTGACACTTGATGTGAAAGTCTGGGACCCTTACGTCTTAACCATGTTTAAGACACTGGGTAATTACTTTGCAAACTCAGTTTGGGAAGAGTTAGCTTCAAAGAGTACTTTGCAAACTGATGATAATGCATCTGTTGG TTCATCCAATGCCAGGGGAGACAAAGTAAAAAAACCGAAACCTGATGATTCTATTTCATTAAAGGAGAAGTTCATTCATGCAAAG TACTCTGAGAAAATGTTCATTTGCCGAACAAAAGAAAGCCACTATGTCCATTCTGTGGCAAAAAAAGTGTGGGAAAGCATTTGTGCCAATGACATGAAAGCAGCGTACCGGCATATTGTCAAGTCAGGTGTCGATGTCAATGCCATCAATGGCCACACATTATCTG AAGGTTCTTGTAACATGACTTCATCAGATAAATCAAACATATCATCACCATCTCAACGTGAAAATCAGCTGATGAATGAGAACATACAACTTGGTTCTGGTGTGCTTCACCTGGCATGCATCACTGCTGATGCTGGTATGGTGGAGTTGCTCCTACAATATGGTGCAGACATTAATGCTTGCGATTCGAAAGGTCAGACACCACTTCATTACAGTATTACTGCAGGAAATACTGAAGCTGCAAAAGTGCTACTTATGAG GGGGGCCAATTCAAATGCTGCAGATAAAGAAGGCAACACTCCTATTAAGCTAGCATCACAGTCCAACTCCATTGACGCTGAAACCTTGGCTCTCTTGGCAAGAAGATGA
- the LOC130970588 gene encoding uncharacterized protein LOC130970588, protein MNPRPQPSPPHDDDDNNEEVFIDESDILQEVSMDNEDLPDADDDQDSDLEHLDEADDSAHTFTGHTGELYSVACSPSDARLVATGGGDDRGFLWKIGDGVWASELKGHNDSVSSLAFSHNGQFLASGSLDGIVQVWDVFGNLKGTLEGPGGGIEWLRWHPRGHILLAGSEDSTVWMWNAERAAFLNMFAGHGASVTCGDFTPDGKIICTGSDDATLRIWNPKSGENIHVVRGHPYHTEGLTCLSISSSSTLVLTGSKDGSAHIVNISTGKVINSAPLHSDSIECVGFAPSDSWAAIGSLDKKLVIWDIEHSLSRATCNHEDGVTCLVWLDASYLATGCVDGKVRLWDSRSGECTHTFRGHEDAIQSLCVSADHNYLVSASMDGTARVFEVGELQ, encoded by the exons ATGAATCCTCGGCCACAACCGTCGCCACCTCACGATGATGACGACAACAACGAGGAAGTCTTCATTGACGAGTCTGATATTCTGCAAGAAGTTTCCATGGACAATGAAGACCTTCCAGATGCCGATGATGACCAAGATTCGGATCTCGAACATCTCG ATGAGGCTGATGATTCTGCGCATACGTTCACTGGTCATACTG GGGAGTTGTACTCAGTTGCATGCAGCCCAAGCGATGCAAGGTTGGTGGCAACAGGGGGTGGTGATGACAGAGGATTTCTCTGGAAGATCGGTGATGGAGTTTGGGCTTCTGAGCTAAAAG GTCATAATGATTCTGTATCTAGTTTAGCTTTTAGCCACAATGGACAGTTTCTTGCATCCGGAAGTTTAGATGGAATTGTTCAAGTATGGGATGTTTTTGGAAATCTGAAAGGCACACTGGAAGGTCCTGGAGGGGGAATTGAG TGGCTTAGGTGGCATCCGAGAGGACACATACTCTTAGCTGGTTCTGAGGATTCCACTGTTTGGATGTGGAATGCTGAAAGAGCTGCTTTTCTTAATATGTTTGCTGGTCACGGAGCTAGCGTGACCTGCGGTGATTTTACTCCTGATG GGAAAATAATATGTACTGGTTCAGATGATGCAACTCTGAGAATATGGAATCCAAAGAGTGGAGAAAACATTCATGTTGTGCGGG GTCATCCGTATCATACTGAGGGACTAACTTGCTTGTCAATAAGTTCATCGTCAACCCTTGTCCTTACTGGTTCCAAGGACGGATCTGCCCATATTGTGAATATCTCTACCGGGAAG GTTATTAATTCCGCGCCTCTTCATTCAGATTCCATTGAATGTGTTGGTTTTGCGCCAAG TGATTCCTGGGCTGCAATTGGGAGTTTGGATAAAAAACTTGTCATCTGGGATATAGAGCATTCCTTATCTCGTGCCACTTGTAACCATGAG GATGGGGTGACATGTTTGGTGTGGCTTGATGCTTCGTATTTGGCCACTGGATGCGTGGATGGAAAAGTAAGATTATGGGATAGCCGGTCCGGTGAATGCACACACACATTCAGGGGGCACGAAGATGCCATTCAGTCTCTTTGTGTGTCTGCTGATCACAATTACCTTGTCTCGGCTTCAATGGATGGAACAGCTCGCGTCTTTGAGGTTGGCGAGCTTCAGTAA
- the LOC130969802 gene encoding ADP-ribosylation factor GTPase-activating protein AGD3-like isoform X2, with protein MHFAKLDDSPMFRQQCLEESAESLRIRCCKFHKGCRKYTEGLGEVYEGDVAFATALEDFGSGHNDPHFAALGEPVMSKFTTALREISTYKELLRSQVEQMLTDRLQHIMNVDIHEVKEARKRFDKASAVYDQAREKFMSLKKSTKPDIATTMEEELQNARTSFEEARFNLVVALNNIEAKKRFEFLEAITGIMDAHLRYFQQGYQLLHQMQPFFSEILDYVQQSRESYDEEQISLYKRMEEYKKRVYQESRMSLNGPYGSPNGDSVHPFSRISNEVADVVKESAANGKVEIIRQGFLSKRSSNLRGDWKRRYFVLDSRGMLYYYRKPWNGGTENGSGLLSRWLSSHYHGGVHDERYAARHTVNLLTSTIKADSDQSDLRFCFRIISPSKNYTLQAENAVDQMDWMEKITGVIASLLSVQSLGTPPCAKRKTGDSDTAKKTDVPESSLDDGHTVTDKSESRKCTTPGSQYRTYKSLQLQRHNMKSEKPIEVLRRVSGNDKCADCGKPEPDWASLNLGILICIECSGIHRNLGVHISKVRSLTLDVKVWDPYVLTMFKTLGNYFANSVWEELASKSTLQTDDNASVGSSNARGDKVKKPKPDDSISLKEKFIHAKYSEKMFICRTKESHYVHSVAKKVWESICANDMKAAYRHIVKSGVDVNAINGHTLSEGSCNMTSSDKSNISSPSQRENQLMNENIQLGSGVLHLACITADAGMVELLLQYGADINACDSKGQTPLHYSITAGNTEAAKVLLMRGANSNAADKEGNTPIKLASQSNSIDAETLALLARR; from the exons ATGCATTTCGCAAAGCTCGATGATTCCCCCATGTTCCGCCAGCAG TGCTTGGAGGAAAGTGCAGAATCATTACGCATCAGATGCTGCAAATTTCACAAAGGATGTCGAAAATATAC GGAAGGATTAGGAGAGGTATATGAAGGGGACGTGGCATTTGCTACTGCCCTTGAAGATTTTGGAAGTGGCCATAATGATCCTCATTTTGCTGCTTTAGGAG AACCTGTGATGAGCAAATTTACTACTGCTTTGAGAGAAATCAGTACATACAAAGAACTTCTTCGGTCACAG GTAGAGCAGATGCTCACTGACCGGTTACAACACATTATGAATGTTGATATCCATGAAGTCAAG GAAGCTCGGAAGCGTTTTGACAAAGCTTCTGCTGTATATGATCAG GCACGAGAAAAGTTTATGTCACTGAAAAAAAGCACAAAGCCTGATATTGCCACTACCATGGAAGAG GAATTGCAGAATGCAAGAACCTCATTTGAAGAAGCACGTTTCAATCTG GTTGTTGCTCTCAATAATATTGAGGCCAAAAAGAGATTTGAGTTCTTAGAGGCTATCACTGGAATCATGGATGCTCATCTTCGATACTTTCAACAG GGATATCAACTATTACATCAGATGCAACCTTTCTTTAGCGAG ATTTTGGATTATGTACAGCAATCAAGAGAAAGTTATGATGAAGAGCAGATTTCTCTttataaaagaatggaagagtACAAAAAACGAGTTTATCAAGAGAGTAGAATGTCCTTAAATGGCCCTTATGGTTCTCCTAATGGAGACTCTGTCCATCCTTTTTCTAGGATATCAAATGAAGTGGCTGATGTAGTGAAGGAATCTGCTGCAAATGGAAAG GTTGAAATCATTAGACAAGGTTTTCTCTCAAAGCGATCCTCTAATTTAAGGGGTGACTGGAAAAGAAGGTATTTTGTTCTTGATAGTCGGGGAATGCTATACTACTATCGCAAACCATGGAATGGTGGCACTGAAAATGGTTCTGGGCTTCTAAGTCGATGGCTTTCTTCTCATTACCATGGAGGTGTCCATGATGAAAGATATGCAGCACGTCACACAGTAAACCTGCTGACATCCACAATTAAAGCTGATTCTGATCAGTCAGATTTAAGATTCTGCTTCAGGATTATCTCACCATCAAAGAACTATACATTGCAG GCAGAAAATGCAGTGGACCAGATGGATTGGATGGAAAAGATAACCGGAGTCATTGCATCCTTGTTGAGCGTCCAGTCACTGGGAACG CCTCCCTGTGCTAAGCGAAAAACTGGAGACAGTGATACTGCTAAGAAGACTGATGTGCCAGAAAGTTCTCTAGATGATGGTCACACCGTGACTGACAAGTCTGAATCAAGGAAATGCACTACTCCCGGTAGCCAATATCGTACATATAAGAGTTTGCAGTTGCAAAGACACAATATGAAAAGTGAAAAGCCAATTGAAGTTCTAAGAAGGGTGAGTGGAAATGACAAGTGTGCAGATTGTGGTAAACCTGAACCAGATTGGGCATCCTTAAACCTTGGCATCCTTATATGCATTGAATGTTCCGGTATTCATCGTAATCTTGGAGTACATATATCAAAA GTAAGATCATTGACACTTGATGTGAAAGTCTGGGACCCTTACGTCTTAACCATGTTTAAGACACTGGGTAATTACTTTGCAAACTCAGTTTGGGAAGAGTTAGCTTCAAAGAGTACTTTGCAAACTGATGATAATGCATCTGTTGG TTCATCCAATGCCAGGGGAGACAAAGTAAAAAAACCGAAACCTGATGATTCTATTTCATTAAAGGAGAAGTTCATTCATGCAAAG TACTCTGAGAAAATGTTCATTTGCCGAACAAAAGAAAGCCACTATGTCCATTCTGTGGCAAAAAAAGTGTGGGAAAGCATTTGTGCCAATGACATGAAAGCAGCGTACCGGCATATTGTCAAGTCAGGTGTCGATGTCAATGCCATCAATGGCCACACATTATCTG AAGGTTCTTGTAACATGACTTCATCAGATAAATCAAACATATCATCACCATCTCAACGTGAAAATCAGCTGATGAATGAGAACATACAACTTGGTTCTGGTGTGCTTCACCTGGCATGCATCACTGCTGATGCTGGTATGGTGGAGTTGCTCCTACAATATGGTGCAGACATTAATGCTTGCGATTCGAAAGGTCAGACACCACTTCATTACAGTATTACTGCAGGAAATACTGAAGCTGCAAAAGTGCTACTTATGAG GGGGGCCAATTCAAATGCTGCAGATAAAGAAGGCAACACTCCTATTAAGCTAGCATCACAGTCCAACTCCATTGACGCTGAAACCTTGGCTCTCTTGGCAAGAAGATGA